A portion of the Haliaeetus albicilla chromosome 5, bHalAlb1.1, whole genome shotgun sequence genome contains these proteins:
- the RAG1 gene encoding LOW QUALITY PROTEIN: V(D)J recombination-activating protein 1 (The sequence of the model RefSeq protein was modified relative to this genomic sequence to represent the inferred CDS: deleted 1 base in 1 codon) — protein sequence MALLLILEDKLLTASFSFSGSLVSARLQMSVTSQMDLPEEIQHPYTKFSEWKFKLFKVRSFEKRLSDDSQHINKNQAEEVTSSSKEIILHKDEAVPRGEKMDLMGNRQALEKDANDMQTEDNKAHQNNLKQLCRICGVSFKTDCYKRTHPVHGPVDDETLWLLRKKEKKATSWPDLIAKVFKIDVRGDVDTIHPTQFCHNCWTIIHRKFSNTPCEVYFPRNSTMEWQPHSPNCAVCHTTRRGVKRKSQPPRVQHGKRVKTVAERARINRGVKNQAQINNKNLMKEIVNCKNIHLSTKLLAVDYPVDFIKSISCQICEHILADPVETTCRHLFCRTCILKCIKVMGSYCPSCWYPCFPTDLVTPVKSFLNILDSLGIRCPVKECDEEILHGKYSQHLSSHKEMKEKEPYSHVNKGGRPRQHLLSLTRRAQKHRLRELKCQVKAFAEKEEGGDIKAVCMTLFLLALRAKNEHRQADELEAIMQGRGSGLHPAVCLAIRVNTFLSCSQYHKMYRTVKAVTGRQIFQPLHALRTAEKALLPGYHPFEWKPPLKNVSTNTEVGIIDGLSGLPLSIDDYPVDTIAKRFRYDAALVCALKDMEEEILEGMKAKNLDDYLNGPFTVVVKESCDGMGDVSEKHGNGPAVPEKAVRFSFTVMNIAIAHGNESKRIFEEVKPNSELCCKPLCLMLADESDHETLTAILSPLIAEREAMKNSELLLEMGGILRTFKFIFRGTGYDEKLVREVEGLEASGSTYICTLCDATRLEASQNLVFHSITRSHAENLERYEIWRSNPYHESVDELRDRVKGVSAKPFIETVPSIDALHCDIGNATEFYRIFQMEIGEVYKNPDVSKEERKRWQLILDKHLRKKMNLKPMMRMSGNFARKLMSKETVEAVCELIKCEERHEALKELMDLYLKMKPVWRSSCPAKECPELLCQYSYNSQRFAELLSTKFKYRYEGKITNYFHKTLAHVPEIIERDGSIGAWASEGNESGNKLFRRFRKMNARQSKCYEMEDVLKHHWLYTSKYLQKFMNAHKTLKSQGFTIDPEDSLGDSLPLEVLESNDSLEL from the exons ATGgcattattattaattttggaAGATAAGCTA CTTacagcttctttctctttctcaggtAGTCTGGTTTCTGCCAGACTGCAGATGTCAGTAACATCACAAATGGACCTTCCTGAAGAAATTCAGCATCCGTATACAAAATTTTCTGAATGGAAATTCAAGCTGTTTAAAGTGAGATCATTTGAAAAAAGACTTTCTGATGACAGCCAGCACATAAACAAAAACCAGGCAGAAGAGGTCACCTCTTCAAGCAAAGAAATCATACTGCATAAAGATGAAGCGGTGCCAAGAGGAGAAAAGATGGACTTAATGGGCAATAGGCAAGCACTTGAGAAAGATGCCAATGACATGCAAACAGAAGACAATAAAGCTCATCAGAACAATCTGAAGCAACTTTGCCGCATCTGTGGAGTTTCATTTAAAACTGATTGTTACAAGAGAACTCATCCAGTGCATGGGCCTGTGGATGATGAAACTCTGTGGcttctgagaaagaaagagaaaaaagcaaccTCTTGGCCAGATCTTATTGCTAAGGTTTTTAAGATTGATGTGCGAGGGGATGTTGATACGATCCATCCCACTCAATTTTGTCACAACTGTTGGACTATTATCCATAGAAAATTCAGTAATACTCCATGTGAAGTATATTTTCCTAGAAACAGCACGATGGAGTGGCAACCCCACTCCCCAAACTGTGCTGTGTGCCACACTACCAGGCGGGGAGTCAAGAGAAAAAGCCAGCCACCCCGTGTACAACATGGCAAACGTGTGAAGACCGTTGCAGAACGTGCTCGAATAAACAGAGGTGTAAAGAACCAAGCACagataaacaacaaaaatttaaTGAAAGAGATTGTCAATTGCAAGAATATACATCTCAGCACCAAGCTGCTTGCAGTTGATTACCCAGTAGATTTCATTAAATCCATCTCTTGCCAGATCTGTGAGCATATTTTGGCCGATCCAGTGGAAACAACATGCAGACACTTGTTTTGCAGAACTTGCATCCTTAAATGTATCAAGGTTATGGGCAGCTATTGCCCCTCCTGCTGGTATCCTTGCTTCCCTACTGATCTGGTAACCCCAGTGAAATCCTTTCTGAACATCCTTGATAGCCTGGGTATAAGATGCCCTGTAAAGGAATGTGATGAAGAGATCTTGCATGGGAAATACAGCCAACACCTCTCCAGCCACAAGGAGATGAAAGAGAAAGAGCCCTACAGCCACGTAAATAAAGGTGGCCGACCGAGGCAGCATCTCCTGTCTTTGACCAGGAGAGCTCAGAAACATCGTCTGAGAGAACTGAAATGTCAAGTGAAGGCTTTTGCTGAGAAAGAAGAGGGTGGCGATATAAAGGCTGTATGCATGACTTTGTTCCTGCTAGCATTAAGAGCAAAAAATGAACACAGACAAGCAGACGAACTGGAGGCTATAATGCAAGGGAGAGGATCTGGACTTCACCCTGCTGTCTGCCTGGCCATCCGAGTCAACACGTTTCTCAGCTGTAGCCAATATCATAAAATGTATAGAACAGTAAAAGCTGTCACTGGAAGGCAGATCTTCCAGCCTTTGCACGCTCTTCGCACTGCTGAGAAAGCCCTCCTACCAGGTTATCATCCATTCGAGTGGAAACCTCCCTTGAAAAATGTCTCCACTAACACAGAAGTGGGAATTATAGACGGACTATCAGGATTGCCACTCTCAATTGATGACTATCCAGTAGACACAATTGCAAAGAGATTTCGATATGATGCAGCCTTGGTTTGTGCCTTAAAGGACATGGAGGAGGAGATCTTGGAAGGcatgaaagcaaaaaacctgGATGACTATTTGAACGGTCCCTTCACTGTGGTAGTAAAAGAGTCCTGTGATGGAATGGGAGATGTCAGTGAGAAGCATGGAAATGGACCTGCTGTCCCAGAGAAGGCTGTTCGCTTTTCTTTCACAGTCATGAACATTGCTATAGCACATGGGAATGAAAGCAAGAGGATCTTTGAAGAAGTAAAGCCCAATTCAGAGTTGTGTTGCAAGCCCTTGTGCCTTATGCTGGCTGATGAATCTGATCATGAAACTCTGACGGCAATCCTGAGCCCTCTCATAGCAGAAAGAGAGGCTATGAAAAACAGTGAACTGCTACTTGAAATGGGAGGCATCCTGAGAACATTCAAATTCATCTTTAGGGGTACAGGATATGATGAGAAACTTGTGCGGGAAGTGGAAGGGCTGGAGGCCTCAGGTTCCACTTACATTTGTACCCTGTGTGACGCAACCCGCCTGGAGGCATCCCAGAATTTGGTCTTCCACTCCATAACCAGGAGCCATGCTGAAAATCTGGAGCGGTATGAAATATGGAGGTCCAACCCATATCACGAATCTGTTGATGAGCTCCGTGACAGAGTGAAGGGTGTTTCAGCCAAACCTTTTATTGAGACTGTTCCGTCCATAGATGCGTTGCACTGCGACATTGGCAACGCAACAGAATTCTACAGGATCTTCCAGATGGAGATCGGTGAAGTTTACAAGAATCCTGATGTGTCtaaagaggagaggaagaggtgGCAGTTGATTCTGGACAAACATCTCAGGAAGAAGATGAACTTGAAACCTATGATGAGGATGAGCGGAAATTTTGCTAGAAAGCTCATGTCCAAAGAGACAGTAGAGGCAGTATGTGAGTTAATAAAGTGTGAGGAAAGGCATGAAGCCCTGAAAGAACTAATGGACCTTTATCTGAAGATGAAGCCAGTGTGGCGATCCTCGTGCCCTGCCAAGGAGTGTCCAGAATTGCTGTGCCAGTATAGCTACAATTCACAGCGTTTTGCTGAGCTCCTATCGACAAAGTTCAAGTACAGATACGAAGGCAAGATTACAAATTATTTCCACAAAACCCTTGCTCATGTTCCTGAAATCATTGAAAGAGATGGTTCCATTGGGGCCTGGGCAAGTGAAGGAAATGAGTCTGGAAACAAACTGTTTAGGAGGTTCCGAAAAATGAATGCCAGGCAGTCCAAATGCTATGAGATGGAGGATGTCTTGAAGCATCACTGGCTGTATACCTCTAAGTACCTCCAGAAGTTCATGAATGCtcataaaacattaaaaagccaGGGCTTCACCATTGATCCAGAGGATAGTTTAGGTGACTCCTTGCCACTGGAGGTCTTGGAAAGCAATGATTCATTGGAGCTCTAA